In Oscillospiraceae bacterium, the genomic window CAAATGTTAAAACTATAAATAAAACAACTATGGAAATAGATTGCAGTAAAATGACAGATTACTGCGCACCTACAAATCTGGCGAGAAAAATGCGTGCCTCTTATTATCTTTTGGGAGCATTACTCGGCAGATTTTATAATGCCCGTGTTGATTTGCCCGGCGGCTGTGATTTCGGAGTAAGACCTATTGATTTGCATATAAAGGGCTTTGAGGCTTTAGGCGCAAGCGTTAATATAGAGCACGGTATTGTTTATGCAAAGTCTGAAAATTTAAACGGTGCAAATATTTATCTTGATAATGTGTCTGTAGGCGCAACTATAAATATTATGCTTGCGGCTGTAAGAGCACAGGGACAGACAGTTATTGAAAATGCGGCAAAGGAGCCTCATATTGTTGACGTTGCTAACTTTCTTAACTCTATGGGCGCAAATATAAAGGGTGCAGGAACAGACGTTATAAAAATTACAGGTGTAAGTAAGCTCCACGGCGGAACTTATACAATTATTCCCGACCAGATTGAAGCGGGTACTTATATGGTAGCGGCAGCGGCAGTAGGCGGAGAAGTGCTTGTTACAAATGTTATTCCTAAGCATCTGGAATCAATTTCCGCAAAGCTTACCGAAATAGGCGCTACTATTGAAGAGTTTGATGAAGCAGTTCTTGTAAAAAGAGACGGACCTCTTACAAGAGCAAATGTAAAAACCTTACCTTATCCCGGTTTTCCTACAGATATGCAGCCTCAGATAACAACGCTTTTATCGGTTGCAACGGGAACAAGTATAGTTAATGAAGGCGTTTGGGATAATCGTTTTAAATACGTTGACGAGCTCAAAAGAATGGGAGCGCAGATAAGTGTTGACGGTAAGATAGCTGTTATCGAAGGAGTCGAAAAGCTTACGGGCGCTATTGTTAAATCCTGTGATTTGCGTGCAGGTGCGGCTATGGTTATAGCAGGCCTTATGGCAAAGGGAATAACAAAGGTAGAGGAAGTATCCCATATAGAAAGAGGCTACGAAAATATAGTTGAAAAGCTTCGTTCTCTCGGCGCACAAATATATGAAGAAAGCTATGAAGCGGAAGAGCAAACCATAGCAGCAAACAAGATTGGGTGAGTTTTTTGCGTTTTTGCACATTGTTTTCCGGAAGCTCCGGAAACTGTACATATGCTGAGGATAACGGCACTGCTGTTTTAATAGATGCGGGCTGTAACTGTAAGCGTATAGAAGCTGCACTTGACAGCTTTGGCAAAGATATGAAGCACATAAGCGGTATATTCATTACTCACGAGCATACCGACCATATAAGCGCTTTAAAGGTGTTATCCAAAAAATATTCAAAGCACATTTTCGGTACAGAGGCTACTTTGAAAAAAATAGCTGAGATTTATCCCGAAATTGACAAAAATCTTTTTGTACCCTTTGAAGCAGGGGACGGTGCAGAGCTTTACGGCTTTCGTGTAGTTTCTTTTAAAACCCCTCACGACAGCTCGTGTAGTGTGGGGTATGTTATAGAAAGCTCAAATAAAAAAATTGCAATCGCAACAGATATGGGGCATATTACTGAAGAATTTTTGCAAAATACTAAAAATTGCGATTATATTTTGCTTGAAGCTAATTACGATGAAATGATGCTTGAATACAATCAGAATTATCCTTTTATGCTAAAAAAACGTATAGCGGGAGATTTCGGTCATCTTTCAAACAGACAAAGCGCACAGGCAATATTGAATGTTCTTGAAAACGGAACTCAAAAAATAATTTTAGGACATCTTTCTGAGCAAAACAATACTCCTCAAAAGGCTATGCAGTCAATTAGTATGTATCTTTCTCAAAAAGGAATAAAAAGCGGAGATTTAAGTCTTAGTATTGCTCCAAGACATAATCCGTCTGAGGTTATTTGCGTATGACTGTGAAAATTATATGTATAGGCAAAATAAAAGAGAAAAGTATTTCTCAGGCTCTTGAAGAATATATAAAGAGAATAAACGGATTTTGTAACTTCGAAATTGTTGAGCTTCCTGAAAGCCGTCTGCCTGAAAACCCTTCTCAAAAGGAAGTTGAAAAAGCGTTAAGTAATGAAGCGCAGGCAATATTGAAGAAAATAAGCGGTAATGAATATGTGTTCAGCCTCTGTATAGAAGGAAAGCAGCTAAGCTCAACAGAGCTTGCCGATAAAATTTCTCAGACTATGCTTTACGGAAAAAGCACAATATGCTTTGTAATAGGCTCTTCCTTCGGGCTTGACCAAAGTGTTAAAGCATCCTCTGATTTTAAGCTTTCTTTTTCTAAAATGACTTTTCCTCATCAGCTTATGAGACTTATTCTGACAGAACAGATTTACAGAAGCTTTACTATTATAAACAATACCGAATACCATAAATAAAAATTCTATCTTTACATATTAAGGGATAGGTGATATATATGCATGATTATAAAGCACAATATGAAAAATGGATAAACAGCGATAAGGTCGATGAAAAGACTAAAAAAGAACTTGTAGCTTTAAAGGACAATGAAAAAGAATTAGAATACAGATTTTGCAAAAATCTTGAATTTGGTACAGCAGGCCTCAGAGGAATTATAGGCGCAGGTACAAATATGATGAATATTTATACCGTGCGTTATGCTACACAGGGTATCTCAAAGCTTATTTCCGATTGCGGAGAAGAGGCTCAAAAAAGAGGTGTGGCAATAGCGTATGATTCACGACATTTTTCTGCTGAATTTGCAAAGCAGGCGGCAGGAGTGCTTGCAGCAAACGGTATAAAATCATATGTTTTTGACGAGCTGAGACCTACCCCTGAGCTTTCCTTTGCAGTAAGAGAGCTAAACTGTATAGCGGGTATCAATATAACAGCCAGCCACAACCCGAAAGAATATAACGGATATAAGGCTTATTGGGAGGACGGAGCTCAGATTTCTCCCGAGCAGGCGCAGGTTGTTATACAGGCGATTTTGGAATCCGATATTTTTGAAGATGTTGTTTGTATGGATTATCAGGAGGCGGTAGATAAAGGCTACGTAACAATTCTTGATAAAAGCTTTGATGATAAATATTTGAAGGAAGTATCAAAGCAATGTATAAATACAGACTCCGTAAAAGCTATAGCAGATGATTTTAAAATAGTATATACTCCTTTTCACGGAGCAGGATACCGTCTTGTCCCTAAAATATTAAAAGAAATGGGATTTAAGCATATAATTACTGTACCAGAGCAAATGATTACAGACGGCGATTTTCCCACAGTCAAATCTCCTAACCCCGAGGAAAAAGAAGGCTTTACAATTGCTATGGAGATGGCACGCAAGGAAGACGTTGACTTGATTTTGGGTACAGACCCCGATGCTGACAGAGTGGGTGTTGTGGTTCGTGATTCCGAGGGTGAATATATCGTTCTTTCCGGAAATCAGATAGGAGCAATTATATTAAATTATATAATAACAATACGTGAAAAGAAAAATATGATGCCCAAAAGCCCTGCCGTTATTAAAAGCATTGTAACCTCAGAGCTTGCAAAGGCAATATGCGATAAGCACAATATCCATATTGAAAATGTTTTCACCGGTTTTAAATATATCGGAGAAAAAATATTACAGTGGGAAACTTCAAAAGAATATAATTTCCTTTTCGGATATGAAGAAAGCTTTGGCTATCTTGCAGGTAATTACTGCAGAGATAAGGATGCGGTTTTTGCATCGGCTATTCTTGCAGAGGCAGCAGCCTTTTATGCAGGAGAGGGAAAAACCTTGTATGATGCTTTGATTGATATATATAATGAGTACGGCTATTATATAGAAAAAAGCATAAGCTACGCTATGCCGGGTCTTGACGGAACTAAGAAAATAAATAATATTATGAGTAATTTACGAAAAGAGATATTCAGAGAAATAGGCTCAGTAAAGGCTGATACTTTTACTGACTATAAAACAAAAGAAATTACTCAGCTTGATACAGGCGCAAAAAGGGATACAGGAATGTCTGAGTCAAACGTGCTTTTTTATAAGCTTGTTGACGGCACAAGCGTTGTTGTGCGTCCTTCGGGAACAGAGCCGAAAATTAAAATTTATTATATGACAAGCGGAAAAACAAAAAAAGAAGCACAGGAAAAGCTTGAAAGCTATATAGCTGATTTTTCAGAAAAACTTGAAGCATTAGGCAATTAAAAAAATATAGAAAATAGAAAAAATAGGAGAGAAAAACATGACAAGTATTAATGCCAGTGAAACAATTTTTGACTTTTCAAAGCAGGTGGCGCCCTTAAGCATTATAGCTATGGACAGTATGAGCGCTTTGGGAAAGAAAATTGACAATTATCTGACTCTTTGGTCGGGAAACAGCCCTGCATACCAGGCTGATACCTTTTTAGTAGAGGTTGACTGCCCTCGTTTCTCAAC contains:
- a CDS encoding phospho-sugar mutase — translated: MHDYKAQYEKWINSDKVDEKTKKELVALKDNEKELEYRFCKNLEFGTAGLRGIIGAGTNMMNIYTVRYATQGISKLISDCGEEAQKRGVAIAYDSRHFSAEFAKQAAGVLAANGIKSYVFDELRPTPELSFAVRELNCIAGINITASHNPKEYNGYKAYWEDGAQISPEQAQVVIQAILESDIFEDVVCMDYQEAVDKGYVTILDKSFDDKYLKEVSKQCINTDSVKAIADDFKIVYTPFHGAGYRLVPKILKEMGFKHIITVPEQMITDGDFPTVKSPNPEEKEGFTIAMEMARKEDVDLILGTDPDADRVGVVVRDSEGEYIVLSGNQIGAIILNYIITIREKKNMMPKSPAVIKSIVTSELAKAICDKHNIHIENVFTGFKYIGEKILQWETSKEYNFLFGYEESFGYLAGNYCRDKDAVFASAILAEAAAFYAGEGKTLYDALIDIYNEYGYYIEKSISYAMPGLDGTKKINNIMSNLRKEIFREIGSVKADTFTDYKTKEITQLDTGAKRDTGMSESNVLFYKLVDGTSVVVRPSGTEPKIKIYYMTSGKTKKEAQEKLESYIADFSEKLEALGN
- a CDS encoding MBL fold metallo-hydrolase; translation: MSFLRFCTLFSGSSGNCTYAEDNGTAVLIDAGCNCKRIEAALDSFGKDMKHISGIFITHEHTDHISALKVLSKKYSKHIFGTEATLKKIAEIYPEIDKNLFVPFEAGDGAELYGFRVVSFKTPHDSSCSVGYVIESSNKKIAIATDMGHITEEFLQNTKNCDYILLEANYDEMMLEYNQNYPFMLKKRIAGDFGHLSNRQSAQAILNVLENGTQKIILGHLSEQNNTPQKAMQSISMYLSQKGIKSGDLSLSIAPRHNPSEVICV
- a CDS encoding UDP-N-acetylglucosamine 1-carboxyvinyltransferase, producing the protein MKRFVIDGGKQLKGTVEISGAKNAAVAIIPAAILVEGVCRIENIPQINDVTLICEILQKMGANVKTINKTTMEIDCSKMTDYCAPTNLARKMRASYYLLGALLGRFYNARVDLPGGCDFGVRPIDLHIKGFEALGASVNIEHGIVYAKSENLNGANIYLDNVSVGATINIMLAAVRAQGQTVIENAAKEPHIVDVANFLNSMGANIKGAGTDVIKITGVSKLHGGTYTIIPDQIEAGTYMVAAAAVGGEVLVTNVIPKHLESISAKLTEIGATIEEFDEAVLVKRDGPLTRANVKTLPYPGFPTDMQPQITTLLSVATGTSIVNEGVWDNRFKYVDELKRMGAQISVDGKIAVIEGVEKLTGAIVKSCDLRAGAAMVIAGLMAKGITKVEEVSHIERGYENIVEKLRSLGAQIYEESYEAEEQTIAANKIG
- the rlmH gene encoding 23S rRNA (pseudouridine(1915)-N(3))-methyltransferase RlmH codes for the protein MTVKIICIGKIKEKSISQALEEYIKRINGFCNFEIVELPESRLPENPSQKEVEKALSNEAQAILKKISGNEYVFSLCIEGKQLSSTELADKISQTMLYGKSTICFVIGSSFGLDQSVKASSDFKLSFSKMTFPHQLMRLILTEQIYRSFTIINNTEYHK